CTTCTTCTTCTCCTTCCGAAAAATGCATTTTGCCAAAGCAACGGCTCCCGTGCTGGATTCTCATTGTCATCAATTATTTGCTCAAGAAACCCACCGACTAGCCGAACTTTTGGTACGGGTTGTCCATCGGTAATTACAATTTGCCTTTGAGCAAGAGAAAATGTGCAATACCGGCGAAGTTCCCAAGCAGCGCGGTCCAGCGCGATAATCTGTGTACCAGACGCAAAGTTGGGAATTTCGAAATATCTGAACCTTCCGAAGGTATCGATTTGTTTGATAAAGTCCTGAGTTGGGGGAGTCAGAATGACGGTCAGTTTACCAGAATGATTGATGGTGGTTAGAGCAGCGCCGAGATCATGTTTGACACGTATTGCCGGAATACGATTCAGCAGAAGAATGCACTTCAAATATTTCTCTATAGTTTGCTGACATGCCCAAAGAAAAACACTCGGTAAAGCGGCGCGACACGCCAACCTAGCAGAAATATAGTCTTCATCTCCCTGATCACGAAAAGATCGAATTGCAAAATCATTTACGAGCTGCTCGAGTGTCATTGCGCATTCTTGTCATTATGTAAAGGGAGCCAGATTAGCAATCTGCATCAGGCACATACCGGCAATCATATGAGAGTCGGCTATTCTTTAAAAAATACTTTTTTAATCGTCGCTCATGTATTTCTCAAAAAACTTCTTATCAGAAAGGGTTATCAAATCATTCAATAGGTCGGTTTGATTGGGATTTGCAAGATGTTTGTATTGGGTCACAAAGCGTTTCACATGGTCGTATCGCGAGTTCCAAGTGAGGAATTTTGAGTCCATTGCATCCATGCCAGACTTTGCAACGCTGTCGGGCAGATCCATAAGAGCGCGTCTAGCTGCAGGTGCTCCCTTGTAGGAATTCGATCTGGCTTGATCGAGAAGCATCATGACATATTCTTTATGTAGCTCTTCTGGAATCGCGCTTATATGACCGACCAAAGCTGGGACAATCTCATTTACTTCATCAAATTGATCTTTTTGGGCAATGCAAATGATGTCATCAAAGAATGCCACACGAAGACCCTCGTAAATAGTAGATAACAACTCATTGGAGCAAGCTCGAAGCAACTCGGCCTTTGAGGCTACATTGCCATAAAGTGTGACGGCACGTACTAAATGTTCCAACAGGAGTATCGCCTGGCTCTGTGGGAATGTCGGGCTCTGCATGATAGGGCAGATAACCGAAATAGCCTGAGCGCTCTCTTCGGCTTTAGCTAGCAGCTGATCCAATATCCAAGCTCGATCCTGTTCATTGAAGAGCTTTAGCTTGCGCGCAGATGCATCAGGCAGGCCGGTTGGAGACAAGAGAATTGACAGGAATCGCTTTGCTTCAGCAGATCCATCAGGAAAAGCTGAAGGTTCAATAAGATCCGGCTTCGCATTATCAGTAGCTCCTGAGCGAGCGCGTGTTGCGATAATCTGCGCATAGATCACACCTGTCTCTACGAGTCGATAAATGTGATCTCGACGAGCCTTCAACTCTTCATCGCGAAGTTTGTTCCCCTTGGGATGCTGATCGTTGTAAGATCCCATCTCTTGATGGCAATCAAAACAGACTGGGATACCATTATCTGCCTCATTAGAGCCACCCTTTGATTCGGCAATGATGTGAGCAGCTTCCATATTCGTACCACACTGCTTAAGGCATAGACAGCAGAGTCGGCCACTCCGAACAAACATTTCGGTTTTTGTCGTAACACTAAATGGCATAAGAATGGACTTGATGTCTAGCAGGATTTTATCGCATCGTGAAGTCCTGAGCACTGCCTTGGCGTACTAGGTAAGGATGGGGCGCCTTCGCGCGCGGGCGCTTCGCCCGGGTGTCCCTTGTTTTTTGTGCAAGAGGCGGCGCGATACGGAGGCCCGAAGAGGATGCATTCCCGGCTTTTGCCGCTCATTCAGGATGACGGTTTGTTGCGCCGCGATTTTTGCGCGGCTGGTCTGCACGGGGAAAAACCTTACCGCTGATTCCACTGATGACACTGATTTTCACGGATCTGAATGGGCATGAAGGGACCAGGGCGACGGCAATCGTGGAACAGGGAACAAAAAAAGTAGTTGCATTCGTTCTTTATTCGTGCTATAAAATGACTAGCCCGTTTGCGCCGACGGGCTATCTGGGCGTCCTGCAACGTGTTTTTCAAAAAGAACCGATCAAATTCAGGGGAGAGTTGTGTCTGTTTTCAACCACGAGTCTCTTCCTGCCGAGGTCTTAGACGATGCCAAAAACCACGCTGCATTCCGCCAAAACCAAAGCCAAACCAATCATCGCCAAAACCCGCACTATCAAACGATTAGCCGCCAAGTTCCTGACTAAAGAGTTGATCATCTCAGCTATTCAGTCGGCGGCACGCAGGCTGGACCATGGGCCGAGTGGCAGAGAGTTAAGACAGCTGAGCGGTATTACCGCTTCCCAGGTGGCAAGGCGTTTTGGCACTTATCGCGCCGCTGTATTCGCGGCCGGCGTAAAGCCACACCAAGCTGGAGTGAGAGTGGAAGCGGCAATCCTGCTGGAGGACTGGGGAAGGGTGGTACGCAAGCTTGGCCGCGTGCCCTCCAACACTGAGTATGAGCGTGCGGGAGGCTACTCACGCTGCTGCTTTACCACAAGCTTTCAAAGCTGGGCAGGAGTCCCAGCAGCGTTTTCCCGGTTTGTGGCTTCCGGCGGACTGGCGGGCGATTGGACGGACGTGTTGGAGATGGTCCGAGAGGGGCCCATGCCCACCTGCGGCAAATGCGGCCGGCTGGCGGAGAGGCGCGAAGCCGTGAGATTGGCCGCCGAGGCCGAGGTAAGAAAAAGGAAGAGCGTAAGAACGCGACTGGAACCCCATCCGCCGGCAGCGGGGGTGGAAATGCGCCAACTTGCGGCGGGCGATGAGATGGGGCAAGCCAAAGAGATTGGCCCTAAAGAGAGTGACCCCAAAGAGAGTGACCCCAGAGAGAGTGACCCCAGAGAGAGTGACCCCAGAGAAACTGAACCCAAAGAGATTGCCGCCATGGCAACAGTTCTTCCGCCGCCCTTGTGGGGCAAAAAACGTGTCACCGCGACGATGCTTGCGGTCTTTCTGGCTGAGCTGGCGCCTACCGGGTTGCAATGGATCACCGGCGCCTTGTTTCCGCGGCGCATGCTCCACGACCGCCCACTGATGGGCGCCCCCACACAGTTGCCAGGGCTGGCACATGAACCGGTGAACGAAATGGGAGTTCTTGTGCTCTTTTCCATGCTAAGCCGCCAGCTGGGTTTTATTGTGGACGCGGTCCAGGCGGCCTTTCCCGACCTGCTGGCCAGGATGGAAGTACAGCCGGGGCGGTGGCAGCCTGTGCGAATCGAGGTGGAATACCTAAGCAGCAGTTTCAGGCGGCACGGTCACGACGCGCGGCAATGCGATTTGATCGTCTGCTGGCGCCATGACTGGAAGAACTGCCCACCGAACCTGCAGGTGCTGGAACTGAGCAAGATTGTGAAGCAGCTAGGACTGATCGGTTAATCAGATGATTAGTACATTGGAAAAACCAGAAGCTCACGCGGAGGCGCTGAGACGCGGGGAAACAGCCGGAATCGGACACAGGCAGAAGTGCCTGCGCACACGGGTATAGAGTTCCGACGCCACATGCAAAAAATCCCGCCTTGCGGCGGGAAATCTGCTTAACGTCTTTGGAATGTCTCTAGTTTGGTCTGACTGCTGAAGGCTGAGTGCTAATTCTTGTCCCCCATTGCCACCAGGCCCTTATTAAATTCTGGGACAACCACGGCCTGCTCGATGGTCGGCTCGTAGTAGCGGGAAAGCTTTTGCGACATGCGCGCAGCTTCGTCCCTGGCGCCGGTTTTCTTGTAAGCAACGATCAGGCGCTGCATGGAGAAAGGATTTTTATCGTCCTCGGCGAGATTGGTGATGGCTTCTTCATACTTGCCGCGGGCCAGCAGCACCGCTCCGGCGGCGCCGTGCCAGGAGAATTGGACCTGTCCGCTGTTGTTGGCGGCCGCCAGCTTCTCCAGTTGGCGCAATGCAAGCTGGGCCGCTTTCATGCTGCCATCGTGGACGGCGCGTCCGGAGCGTGTGCGGAGAATAATCGCCAGTTCCTGCTCGCGCATGGTGGCGGACATGCTGTGTTTTTCATGCAGCACAGCCTCGGCTTTTGCCAGCAGCTCCATGGCGCGCGCATTGTCTTTCTGGTAGACCGACATCATGCGCCAGGCTTCAGCTTCCAGCGTGCCCAGGTCTTTGCCGTGTGCCTGCTGCGCCGCTTCCTCAAAGGCCGCGTCGGCCTGGGTGAAATCCTGTTCGCGGGC
The sequence above is a segment of the Terriglobia bacterium genome. Coding sequences within it:
- a CDS encoding HNH endonuclease is translated as MEAAHIIAESKGGSNEADNGIPVCFDCHQEMGSYNDQHPKGNKLRDEELKARRDHIYRLVETGVIYAQIIATRARSGATDNAKPDLIEPSAFPDGSAEAKRFLSILLSPTGLPDASARKLKLFNEQDRAWILDQLLAKAEESAQAISVICPIMQSPTFPQSQAILLLEHLVRAVTLYGNVASKAELLRACSNELLSTIYEGLRVAFFDDIICIAQKDQFDEVNEIVPALVGHISAIPEELHKEYVMMLLDQARSNSYKGAPAARRALMDLPDSVAKSGMDAMDSKFLTWNSRYDHVKRFVTQYKHLANPNQTDLLNDLITLSDKKFFEKYMSDD